From the Tripterygium wilfordii isolate XIE 37 chromosome 6, ASM1340144v1, whole genome shotgun sequence genome, one window contains:
- the LOC119999668 gene encoding uncharacterized protein LOC119999668, with protein sequence MGGSPWIRPEVYPLFAAVGVAVTMCSIQLVRNIFTNPEVRVTKENRLAGVLENQDEGERYAEHAVRKFVRGRAPEIMHSLNSSFSDPK encoded by the exons ATGGGTGGTTCGCCATGGATCAGGCCTGAG GTGTATCCATTGTTTGCGGCTGTTGGTGTTGCTGTAACGATGTGCAGTATTCAGTTGGTGCGAAATATCTTCACCAACCCTGAAGTCAG ggtgaCCAAAGAGAACAGGCTTGCTGGAGTGCTGGAAAACCAGGATGAGGGAGAAAGATATGCTGAGCATGCCGTGAGAAAGTTTGTTCGCGGCAGGGCACCTGAAATCATGCATTCCCTCAACAGCTCCTTCTCTGATCCTAAATAA